A region from the Mesorhizobium sp. J8 genome encodes:
- a CDS encoding outer membrane protein encodes MFNIKRMAVLAALFAGLAGPALAADLPQPIEEAPPPVVEAQPIDVGGWYIRGDIDYHKSTVRGIDYMTYAVDPCNCSVTPGSKSFDFGKLKGGFSLGGGVGYKVNDYFRTDVTADYWFKSNFNGGTSDLSGATSVEVSKMSALLLLANAYVDIGTWHGITPYVGAGIGGAHIKWDTVHDPNTTETNPGSSNWRFAYALMAGASYCLTDRVILDAGYRFTHIQGGRMFEWSPTSTGPGFDRGINTHEVRGGLRYQFGGNNGCAAPVVAYQPEPEPIYTK; translated from the coding sequence ATGTTCAATATAAAGAGAATGGCAGTGCTTGCCGCGCTGTTCGCGGGGCTAGCCGGCCCGGCGCTGGCGGCCGATCTTCCGCAGCCGATCGAAGAGGCTCCGCCGCCGGTCGTCGAAGCGCAGCCCATCGATGTCGGCGGCTGGTACATCCGCGGCGACATCGACTATCACAAGTCGACCGTGCGCGGCATCGACTATATGACCTATGCCGTCGATCCCTGTAACTGTTCGGTCACTCCCGGCAGCAAGAGCTTCGATTTCGGCAAGCTGAAGGGCGGCTTCTCGCTCGGCGGCGGTGTCGGTTACAAGGTCAATGACTACTTCCGCACGGACGTGACCGCCGACTACTGGTTCAAGTCGAATTTCAACGGCGGAACTTCGGATCTCAGCGGCGCAACGTCGGTTGAAGTGTCGAAGATGAGCGCCCTGCTGCTGCTCGCCAACGCCTATGTCGATATCGGCACCTGGCACGGTATCACGCCCTATGTCGGCGCCGGTATCGGCGGCGCGCACATCAAGTGGGACACTGTCCACGATCCGAACACCACCGAGACCAATCCGGGCTCCTCCAACTGGCGCTTCGCCTACGCCCTCATGGCCGGCGCATCCTACTGCCTGACCGACAGGGTGATCCTCGACGCCGGCTACCGCTTCACCCACATCCAGGGCGGCCGCATGTTCGAATGGAGCCCGACCAGCACGGGTCCGGGCTTCGACCGCGGCATCAACACGCATGAGGTGCGCGGCGGCCTGCGCTACCAGTTCGGCGGCAACAATGGCTGCGCCGCACCGGTGGTCGCCTATCAGCCGGAACCGGAACCGATCTACACCAAGTAA
- the glmM gene encoding phosphoglucosamine mutase — protein sequence MAGQYFGTDGIRGRANKFPMTAEVAMRVGMAAGLSFQRGNHRHRVVLGKDTRLSGYMIENAMVAGLCAAGMDVFLLGPIPTPAVAMLVRSLRADIGVMISASHNPYYDNGIKLFGPDGYKLSDEIEERIESMLDKDIELALADSDGLGRAKRVDGVHDRYIEFAKRTLPRSMSLSGLRIVVDCANGASYKVAPEALWELGAEVVAINVEPNGFNINKECGSTHPAGLQKKVHEVRADIGIALDGDADRVVIVDENGAIVDGDQIMALIAESWYQSGRLAGGGVVSTVMSNLGLERFLGDMKLQLHRTKVGDRYVVEHMRAHGLNVGGEQSGHIVLSDFSTTGDGLVSALQVLACIKRQNRPVSELSKKFEPVPQLLKNVRVSGGKPLEEATVKAAIEEGRNRLGKSGRLVIRPSGTEPLIRVMAEGDDPQLVEAVVNDIVGILQETRSAA from the coding sequence ATGGCAGGTCAGTATTTCGGCACGGACGGCATTCGCGGTCGCGCCAACAAATTTCCGATGACGGCAGAGGTCGCCATGCGCGTCGGCATGGCCGCCGGGCTCTCGTTCCAGCGCGGCAATCATCGTCACCGCGTCGTGCTCGGCAAGGATACGCGGCTTTCCGGCTACATGATCGAGAACGCCATGGTGGCCGGGCTGTGCGCCGCCGGCATGGACGTCTTCCTGCTCGGCCCGATCCCGACGCCCGCCGTCGCCATGCTGGTGCGCTCGCTGCGCGCCGACATCGGCGTGATGATCTCGGCCTCGCACAATCCTTATTACGACAACGGCATCAAACTGTTCGGGCCCGACGGCTACAAGCTTTCCGACGAGATCGAGGAGCGCATCGAGAGCATGCTCGACAAGGACATCGAGCTTGCGCTCGCCGATTCCGACGGGCTCGGCCGGGCCAAGCGCGTCGATGGCGTGCATGACCGCTATATCGAATTCGCCAAGCGCACGCTGCCGCGCTCGATGTCGCTTTCGGGCCTGAGGATCGTCGTCGACTGCGCCAACGGCGCGTCCTACAAAGTGGCGCCCGAGGCGCTGTGGGAACTCGGCGCCGAGGTGGTGGCGATCAATGTCGAGCCGAACGGCTTCAACATCAACAAGGAGTGCGGCTCGACCCATCCGGCCGGCCTGCAGAAGAAGGTGCATGAGGTGCGCGCCGACATCGGCATCGCGCTGGACGGCGACGCCGACCGCGTCGTCATCGTCGACGAGAACGGAGCGATCGTCGACGGCGACCAGATCATGGCGCTGATCGCCGAATCCTGGTACCAGAGCGGACGGCTGGCCGGCGGCGGCGTCGTCTCCACCGTGATGTCCAATCTCGGCCTGGAACGCTTCCTCGGCGACATGAAGCTGCAGCTTCATCGCACCAAGGTCGGCGACCGCTATGTGGTCGAACATATGCGCGCGCATGGCTTGAATGTCGGCGGCGAGCAGTCTGGTCACATCGTGCTTTCCGATTTCTCGACCACGGGCGACGGCCTGGTCTCCGCCTTGCAGGTGCTGGCCTGCATCAAGCGGCAGAATCGCCCGGTCAGCGAATTGTCGAAGAAGTTCGAGCCGGTGCCGCAGCTTCTGAAGAATGTCCGCGTCTCCGGCGGCAAGCCGCTCGAGGAGGCGACGGTCAAGGCGGCGATCGAGGAAGGACGCAACCGGCTTGGCAAGTCCGGCCGCCTCGTCATCCGGCCCTCGGGCACCGAGCCGCTCATCCGCGTCATGGCCGAGGGCGACGATCCGCAACTGGTCGAGGCCGTCGTCAACGACATCGTCGGCATCCTGCAGGAAACCCGCAGCGCCGCCTGA